A genomic region of Mus musculus strain C57BL/6J chromosome 7, GRCm38.p6 C57BL/6J contains the following coding sequences:
- the Cckbr gene encoding gastrin/cholecystokinin type B receptor isoform X2 yields MVPYPVYTVVQPVGPRILQCMHLWPSERVQQMWSVLLLILLFFIPGVVMAVAYGLISRELYLGLRFDGDNDSETQSRVRNQGGLPGGAAAPGPVHQNGGCRHVTSLTGEDSDGCYVQLPRSRLEMTTLTTPTTGPGPGPRPNQAKLLAKKRVVRMLLVIVLLFFVCWLPVYSANTWRAFDGPGARRALAGAPISFIHLLSYTSACANPLVYCFMHRRFRQACLDTCARCCPRPPRARPRPLPDEDPPTPSIASLSRLSYTTISTLGPG; encoded by the exons ATGGTCCCCTACCCCGTGTACACCGTGGTGCAGCCAGTGGGGCCTCGAATACTGCAGTGCATGCATCTCTGGCCCAGTGAACGTGTCCAACAAATGTG GTCCGTGCTTCTGCTAATACTGCTGTTCTTCATCCCGGGCGTGGTTATGGCGGTGGCCTATGGACTCATCTCCCGCGAACTCTACCTAGGGCTCCGCTTTGATGGTGATAATGACAGCGAGACCCAAAGCCGGGTCCGAAACCAAGGGGGTCTGCCGGGTGGGGCAGCAGCACCAG GGCCTGTCCACCAGAACGGGGGTTGCCGGCATGTGACCAGCCTGACTGGGGAAGACAGTGATGGCTGCTACGTGCAACTTCCGCGTTCCCGACTGGAGATGACAACGCTGACCACGCCCACTACTGGGCCAGGCCCTGGCCCTCGGCCCAACCAGGCCAAGCTGCTGGCTAAGAAGCGGGTGGTGCGAATGCTGCTGgtgattgttttgctttttttcgtGTGTTGGCTGCCAGTGTACAGCGCCAACACGTGGCGTGCCTTCGATGGCCCAGGCGCGCGCCGAGCACTCGCAGGGGCCCCTATCTCTTTCATCCACTTGCTGAGCTACACCTCTGCTTGTGCCAACCCCCTGGTCTACTGTTTCATGCACCGCCGATTCCGCCAGGCCTGCCTGGACACATGTGCCCGCTGTTGCCCACGCCCTCCACGAGCTCGCCCACGGCCTCTTCCGGATGAGGATCCTCCTACCCCCTCCATCGCTTCTCTGTCCAGGCTAAGCTATACCACCATCAGCACGCTGGGACCTGGCTGA